ACCCCTTCCCCGCCGCCGTGTCCGGAGGCTGTTGAACCTGGAACGGAACAGTGACATTCGGCTGACGATCTGCTCATGACCTTGTGGTTACTATGCGCCGATGTGCGCGGTAGGCGCTGGGGCTCGGGCCTGACCGGCCCGGGGGAGGAGACGAAGGTGAACGTGCGGCCTATTACGGGGGCGTCGGCGGGGACGGGCCGGCGACCGGGCCGAGGGGGACGACGGGGGAGCACGGGAGCGCTGGCGCTGGTCTCCGGCGCGCTGCTCCTCGCGGTCACGGCCTGCGGCGGCGGTGACTCCGACGTGAACGGCGCGGGCACGGGCAAGGACGCCGGTGCCGCCGCCGAGAGCAAGCAGTCGCAGGCGGTGCTCAGCGTCGCGCCCAAGGACGGTTCGACGTCCGTCGACACCAGCGGCGCGCTGAGGGTCGGCGTGAGCAAGGGGACGCTCACCCAGGTCGTCGTCAAGGACGCCAAGGGCGCCGAGATAGCGGGGAAGATATCCGGCGGCACCACCTGGACGCCGTCGACCCATCTGGCCGCCTCGACCAAGTACACGGTCCACGCCGTCGCCAAGGACGCCGAGGGCCGGCAGGCGGCCCAGGACAGCAGCTTCACCACCCTGACGCCGAAGAACACCTTCATCGGCAACTTCACCCCCGAGGACGGCTCCACCGTCGGGGTCGGGATGCCGTTCTCCGTCAACTTCACCCGGGGCATCACGCACCCGGAGGCCGTCGAGAAGGCCATCGAGGTCAAGACCGAGCCGGCCGTCGACGTCGAGGGCCACTGGTTCGGCAACGACCGGCTCGACTTCCGCCCCGAGCAGTACTGGAAGTCCGGCACCAAGGTCACCGTCAAGCTCAGCCTGGACGGCGTGGAGGGCCGCCCCGGCGTCTACGGCAAGCAGTCCAAGACCATCTCCTTCACCATCGGCCGCAACCAGGTGTCCGTCGTGGACGCCAAGAAGCACACGATGAAGGTCACCCAGGACGGCAAGACCGTGAAGACCCTCCCGGTCACCACCGGCAAGCCCGGCTACGACACCTGGAACGGCCGGATGGTCATCAGCGAGAAGCTCTCGGTCACCCGGATGAACGGCGAGACCGTCGGCTACGGCGGCGAGTACGACATCAAGGACGTCCCGCACGCCATCCGCCTGACCACCTCCGGCACCTTCGCGCACGGCAACTACTGGGGCGGCGACGCCTTCGGCAACTACAACTCCAGCCACGGCTGCATCGGCCTGCGCGACGTGCGCGGCGGCGGGGACAGCTCCACGCCCGCCGCCTGGTTCTTCAACCACTCGATGATCGGCGACGTGGTCGAGGTCGAGAACGCCCACGAGAAGACCGTCGCCCCGGACAACGGCTTCAACGGCTGGAACATGTCGTGGGAGAAGTGGAAGTCGTAGCGGAGCGCCGCCCGCGCCCCTGACCCGGGAGCGCGGATCCGTCCCCAGCCCCGGTGTGCCGCCGCGCACACCGGGGCTGACCCGTGCGTGAACGACCGCTAACCTGCGGGGCATGACCGTAACTCTGGAAGTCGCCGAGGGCGTCGGCACGCTGCGCCTGGACCGCCCGCCCATGAACGCGCTCGACGTCGCCACGCAGGACCGGCTGAAGGAACTCGCCGAGGAGGCCACCGCCCGCGCGGACGTCCGCGCGGTGGTCATCTACGGCGGCGAGAAGGTGTTCGCGGCCGGCGCGGACATCAAGGAGATGCAGGTGATGGACCACGCGGCGATGGTGTCGCGGGCCCGCGCCCTCCAGGACTCCTTCACCGCCGTGGCCCGCATCCCCAAGCCGGTGGTCGCCGCGGTCACCGGCTACGCGCTGGGTGGCGGCTGCGAGCTGGCGCTGTGCGCCGACTACCGCATCGCCGCCGACAACGCCAAGCTCGGCCAGCCGGAGATCCTGCTCGGGCTGATCCCGGGCGCGGGCGGCACCCAGCGGCTGGCCCGGCTGATCGGGCCCTCCCGGGCCAAGGACCTCATCTTCACCGGCCGCCAGGTCAGGGCCGACGAGGCCCTCACGCTCGGCCTGGTGGACCGGGTGGTGCCGGCCGCCGAGGTCTACGAGGCGGCGCACGCCTGGGCGGCGCGGCTCGCCCAGGGCCCGGCGATCGCGCTGCGCGCCGCCAAGGAGGCCGTCGACACCGGTCTGGAGACCGACCTGGACACCGGTCTCGCCGTCGAACGCACCTGGTTCGCGGGCCTCTTCGCCACGGAGGACCGCGAGCGCGGCATGCGCAGCTTCGTGGAAGAGGGTCCGGGGAAGGCGAAGTTCCTCTGACCCCGGGGGCCTGGACCTGACGTCCGCTCGCGGATCGCTCGAAGGGGCGTCCAGGCCCCCCCGCGCCGGTTCCGGGTGCGTGGCGCCGCCGCCCCCGCGACGGTGCCGCCGCCCGGAGCGTCCCCGCAGGCCGGCCGGTCCGCCCCGGCCCCGAGCGCCCTCGGCATATGCCGCGCGAAGACGGACCGGAGGGGGCGTGTGGGGGGCGCATTCCCGGGGAACGGCCACGGTGGGCGCCGGGGGCGGCCATGATGGGGGCATGGCGGGGCTGGAGGGCATCGAACAGCCGCGGGGACCGGAACACACGGCGGCCGTGGCGCGCTGGTCTCCCGCGGTCGCGGACGAACGCGCCCTGGCCGCACTGGAGTTGTACGGCGATCCGAGCGAGGAGGACGTCCGGCTGCCGTCCCGCCCCGAGTCGGCGGCCATCGCCCGCCGGCTCGTCCAGATCGTCGTCCTGCGCTGGGGCATGTCCCCGAAACTGGCCGAGGACGCGGTGCTGCTCGTCTCCGAACTCGTGGGCAACGCCGTACGGCACACCGGGGCCCGCGTCTTCGGCCTGCGCGTCCGCCGCCGCACCGGCAGGATCCGCGTCGAGGTGCGCGACCCCTCCCGCGGCCTGCCCTGCCTCATGCCCGTCCAGGACCTCGACGTCAGCGGCCGCGGCCTGACCCTGGTCGACAAACTGTCCGACCGCTGGGGCGTCGACCTGCTGCCCCGCGGCAAGACCACCTGGTTCGAAATACGCGCCGCAGACCGCTGACAGCCGCGCACCACCCACCCACCGGGCGCGACGCACCCCTCTGACGGGGCACGTCCGGTACACATCCCGCTGGGCTCGCCCGGCGCGCGCCCGCCGAATCCGTCCGACGCGCACCCGCTGGGTCCGACCGGCGCGCGCCGCCCCGATCGGCCTGACGTCCGTTCACCACCCCCGCGCCCGCCGGGCATCCGTGTGAATCGCCCGTTTTCTTACTTTGCGCCCCTTAAATGGTGCGGGTGACCACCACCGACCGTCGTGGCGTGCTGCGGGCCGGTGCCGGGCTTGTCGCGGGGGGCGCGTTCGCCGCCGGATGCGCGCCCGGTACCGCCCCGCACACCGCCGCGTCCGCCGCCTCCCGACACGCGTCCGGACCCGCCGAGCGCGGCGCGGCGCACCCCTCCGCTTCGCCCGCGCCCGCCCCCGCCCCGCGCGCCTTCCCCGGGCAGCCCGCGCAGATCGGCCACGGACCGCGCGACCGGCCCCGGGTGGCCCTCACCTTCCACGGCCAAGGCGACCCGGCCCTCGCCCGCACCCTGCTCACCACCGCCGAACGGCACGGCGCCCGGGTGACCGTGCTCGCCGTCGGCACCTGGCTGGACGCGCACCCGGAGATGGCCCGCCGGATCCTCGACGGCGGCCACGACCTCGGCAACCACACCCAGCGCCACCTGTCCGTCAACGACATGCCCGAGGCCGAGGCGCGCGCCGAGATCACCGGCTGCGCCGACCGCCTCAAGCGGCTCACCGGCTCGATCGGCACCTGGTTCCGGCCCTCGCGCGCCGTCACCGCCTCCCCGCTGGTGGCCCGGCTGGCGCGCGCCGCCGGCTACCCGCACGTGCTCTCCTACGACGTCGACTCGCTCGACTACACCTCGCCCGGTGCCGCAGCCGTCACCCGCACCGTACTGGCGGGCGTCCGCCCCGGGTCCGTGGTGAGCCTGCACTTCGGTTACCCCGGCACGGCCATTGCCCTGCCCGCCCTCCTCGACGAACTCGACCGCCGCGGCCTCCACGCGGTCACCACCACGGAGCTGCTGAGCTGATGCCCCCTCGCCCCGCCCCTTCCCTCCACGGCCCCGCCCGTTCCCCCCGTGCCTCCCGCCTCCCGCGCGTCACCCGGCTGCTCGCCGCCGGGGCGTCCTGCGCGGCCCTCGCGGCGCTGGCCGCCTGCGGCAGCGGCGGCCCGGACCACCGCACCGACGAGGCCCTGGCCAGCCGGGCGCCCGCCCAGCGGCCCGAACAGGTGGCGGCCGACGCCCTGCCCGGCATGCCGCCGGTCCTCGACCCCAAGGACGTCTACGCCGCCGACCGCGCGAACCGGCTCTCCCCGGCCGTCGCGCACTTCCCCTCGCGCGTCTATGTGCCCAACACCAACTCGAACACGGTCACCGTCATCGACCCGAAGACGTACAAGGTCATCGAGACCATCCCGGTCGGCCGCCAGCCGCAGCACGTCGTGCCGTCCTGGGACCTGAAGACGCTGTGGGTCAACAACGACCTCGGCAACTCCCTGACCCCCATCGACCCGCGCACGGGCAAGGCGGGCAGACCGGTCGACGTGCACGACCCGTACAACCTGTACTTCACCCCGGACGGCAAGTACGCCGTGGTGATGGCCTCCAAGGACCGCCGGCTCGTCTTCCGCGACGCGCACACCATGAAGGTGGTGAAGTCCGTCCCGGTCGCCTGCGGCGGCGTCAACCACGCCGACTTCTCCCCGAACGGCCGCTACTTCATCGTCTCCTGCGAGTTCAGCGGCGAACTGCTCAAGGTCGACACCGCGGCCATGAAGGTCGTCGCGCACCAGAAGCTGGACGTCCACGGCGCCATGCCGCAGGACGTGAAGAGCTCGCCCGACGGCAGGAAGTTCTACATCGCCGACATGGTCGCCGACGGGCTGTGGATCCTGGACGGCGACACCTTCGCCAAGCCCGCGTTCCTGCACACCGGCAAGGGCGCCCACGGCCTCTACGTCAGCCGCGACTCCCGGGTGATGTACATCTCCAACCGCGGCGAGGGCACCGTCTCCGTCTTCGACTTCGCCAAGGACAAGCTCACCGCCAAGTGGCGCCTGCCGCACGGCGGCAGCCCCGACATGGGCGGCGTCTCCGCAGACGGCAAGGTGCTCTGGCTGTCGGGCCGCTACAACTCCGAGGTGTACGCCATCGACACCCGCACCGGCAGGCAGCTGGCCCGCATCAAGGTCGGCAGCGGTCCGCACGGCCTCGCCGTCTATCCGCAGCCCGGCCGCTACTCCCTCGGCCACACGGGCGTCTTCCGCTGACCCCGCCCCCGGTGTCCCCCGCGGGTGGCCGCGGCATCGCGGATCCGGCCGGACCGTTAATCTGACCTGCGTCAGTACGGCAGCGGCCGGTACGGCATTCGGCCGTATCCGGCCGTACAGCAGACGCGAAGCGACACAGAGGGGCGGATCGGTGGCGGACATCGACGAGGCACGCGAGCAGTTCAACCGTTTGGACGCGGACGGCGACGGGTTCGTCACCGCCGCCGAGTTCAAGACCGCCCTCGCGCAGGGAGGCGACTGGAACGTCACCGAGTCGGTGGCGGAGGCGATCATCAAGACGCGGGACCTCGACGGCGACAAGGTCCTGTCCTTCGACGAGTTCTGGGCCTTCCTGAACAAGTGACCCGTACGGAGGGGGGCGCCCGGCGGACCACCGCCGGGCGCCCCCTCGCGTCACCTCACCCCGCGCCCGTCACCGCGTGACCGTCATCGCGCGGCCCGGTTCACGGCGGCCAGCACCGCGTGCACGGCGGCCGTCAGCGACGAGGCGTCCCGGCCGGCGCCCCAGGCCGTCGTGCCGTTCACCCGGCACTCGGCGTACGCGGTCGTCACCTCGGCGCCGCCCTCCTCGCCGGGCGCCGCCGACCGGTGCTCGGCGAAGTCGAGCACGGCCACGGCGAGTCCGGCCCCGGCGAGCGCGTCCACGAAGGCGCTCACCGGTCCGTCCCCGGTGCCCTCGTGGTCGCCGGTGCGGTCGCCGTGGCCCAGCGAGCAGACGAAGCGGTGCGCCCCGGACGGCTCCCGGTGCACCGACCAGGCGTCCAGCCGCACCGGCCCGTCCACCGCCAGGTACGTCGTGCGGAACAGCTCGTACAGCTCCTTCGGCGTCGCCTCACGCCCGCTGCCGTCCGTGGCCTCCTGGACCGCCCGCGACACCTCCGGCCGCATCCGCCGCGGCAGGTCCAGACTCGCGTGCGCGCGCAGCAGATACGCCACCCCGCCCTTGCCCGACTGGGAGTTGACCCGGATCACCGCCTCGTAGGACCGGCCCACGTCGGCCGGATCGATCGGCAGATACGGCACCGACCACGGCGCCAGCTCCGGCGCGGTGCCCGTCTCGGCGGCACGCCGGGCGTGCGCGTCCAGGCCCTTGCTGATCGCGTCCTGGTGGGTGCCGGAGAACGCGGTGTGGACGAGGTCGCCCGCGTAGGGGTGGCGCGGATGCACCGGCAGCCGGTTGCAGTGCTCCACCGTCGCCCGTACCGCGTCGATGTCGCTGAAGTCGACCATCGGGTCGACGCCCTGCGCGTACAGATTGAGCGCCAGGGTCACCAGGTCCACGTTCCCGGTGCGCTCGCCGTTGCCGAACAGGCAGCCTTCGACCCGCTGCGCGCCCGCCAGCACGGCGAGTTCGGCGCAGGCGACGCCGGTGCCGCGGTCGTTGTGCGGGTGCACCGAGAGGATCACCGCGTCCCGGCGGGACAGATGGCGGTGCACGTACTCGATCTGGTCCGCGTAGACGTTCGGGGTGGCGATCTCCACCGTGGCGGGGAGGTTGTGCGTGACCGGCCGGTCCGGGCTCGCGTCCCACAGCTCGGTGAGCCCGTCGCACAGTTCGAGGACGTAGTCCGGCTCGGTGAGGTTGAAGGTCTCCGGGGAGAACTGGAAGCGGAGGTGCGCGCCGCCGGGCAGGGCGTCCGCGCGCCGGGCCATGTGCGCCGCCGCGTCCCGTACGCTCGCGCGCACCCCGTCCCGGTCCCGCCCGAGCACCACCTCGCGCCAGACGGGCGAGGTCGCCATGTACAGGTGGACGACGGCCCGCGGCAGCCCCGCCACCGCCTCGAAGGTGCGGTCGATCAGGTCCCGGCGGGCCGGGGTGAAGACGACCGGCGTGACGTCGTCGGGCACGGCCCCGCTGGTCACCAGGTGCCGGACGAAGTCGAAGTCGGTGCGGCTCGCCGACGGGTAGCCGACCTCGATCTCCTTGAACCCCAGCCGCACCAGCAGATCGAAGAAGCGGCGCTTGCGCGGGGTGTCCATCGGCTCGGCCAGCGCCTGGTTGCCGTCGCGCAGGTCGACCGGGACCCACAGCGGCGCGCGCTCGATCCGGGCGGACGGCCAGCCGCGGCCCTCTGCCGGGACGGGCACGCGCACCCGCTCCTGGAAGGGGCGGTAGCGGTGGTAGGGCATGGGCCCGGGACGCTGCGGATTCCACAGCGGTCTCCCGTACGGGGCGGTGGGGTGCGCGGTGGTGGTGCTCGGGGTGGTGGTCATCGTCTGCTGATGCCCTTCGGCGGGTCGGACGGTGACCGGCGGCACGGCGCCCCGCGGCGGGGCGCCGGTCGCGTCAGACCCCGCCGCGGCAGCCGAGAAGAAGCGGAGCGCGGAACGTCATGGCGGTACGCTAGCGACTCCTCTGCTCCTCAGACAAGTGATAATTCGCCGGAGCCCCCGGACCGGCGCACCCCGGCGCCGGCCCCCTCAACCCGTGGGAGAACCCGATGGTCCCAGGCGCCCTCCGCCCCAGCCCGCTGGTCGAACAGGCCGCGGAGCGGCTGCGTGCGCAGATCGCCGCCGGACAGTGGCCCGTCGGCACCAAGCTGCCCGGTGAGACCACCCTGGCCAGGGACCTGGGCGTCGGCCGCTCCACCGTCCGCGAGGCGCTGCGCGCGCTCGCCGGTGCCGGACTAGTGCGGCCCCGGCACGGCGCGGGCGTCTTCGTGATCGCGACCGAACCCGCCGAGGACTGGCCGGCCCGGCTGCGCCGCTCCGCGGTCACCGATGTCTACGAGGTCCGCATGGGCGTCGAGGTGCAGGCGGCCCGCCTGGCGGCCAGGCGCCGCACGCCCGAGGACCTGGCCGCGCTGGAGGCCGCCCTGGAGGGCCGGCGCACGGCGGCGGCGAAGGGCGACGCGGCCTTCGTGGACGCCGACATCGCGCTGCACCGCGGGGTGGTCGCCGCCGCCCACAACCCCGTCCTGACCGCGCTGTTCGAGGAGTTCGTCCCCGTACTGCGCTCCGGCCTCGTCACCCTGCTGGAGCTGACCGGGCTGCGCGTGCACGACCCCAACACCGGCGCCGACACCCATCACGACCTCGTCGTCGCCGTCGCGGCGGGCGACGCGGACACGGCGGCGGCCGTGCTCCGCGCCGACCTGGAGGCCACCCTCGGCCTGCTGCGCGAGCGGACCGGCGGAGCAGGGGAGACCGGGCGGGCAGGGGCAGCCGGGGAGACGGAGCCCGCCCCGGAGGCATGAGCCCGCACGGCCCGCCCCAGCCCGCTTCACCGTTCCGCCGCCTCGCCGCCTCGCCGCTCCGCTGTTCCGCCGTATCACCCGTACGGCCCGCCGTCCCCGGAATAGCCCGCGCCGTCCCTCGGTTGGAGATCGCTTGCACGGCACCGACATCCACACCGGCCTCCGGGGTCTCCCCGGAAGAGCGAGGCGAACTGAGATGAAGATCGGCATCATCGGAGCGGGCAACATCGGCGGCAACCTCACCCGGCGGCTCACCGCCCTCGGACACGACGTCGCCGTGGCGAACTCGCGCGGCCCGCAGACCCTCACCGCGCTGGCCGAGGAGACCGGCGCGCGGCCCGTGCGGGCCGAGGAGGCGGCGCGCGGCGCCGAGGTCGTCGTGGTCACCGTCCCCCTGAAGGCGGTCCCGGACCTGCCGGCCGGACTGCTGAAGGAGGCGGCGGACGGCGCGGTCGTGATCGACACCAACAACTACTACCCGCAGCGCGACGGCCGGATCGCCGCGATCGAGGACGAGGGGCTGACCGAGAGCCGCTGGACCGAGCGCCACCTCGGCCACCCCGTGGTGAAGGCGTTCAACGGCACCTACGCCCAGGACCTGCTGGACCGGCACCGCCCGGCCGGCGACCCCGGCCGCCTCGCGCTGCCGGTGGCCGGCGACGACCCGGCGGCCAAGGCGAAGGTACGGGCGCTGATCGGGGAACTGGGCTTCGACACGGTCGACTCCGGCACCCTCGACGACTCCTGGCGCCAGCAGCCCGGCACCCCGGTCTACGGCCTGCGCGAGGGCGTGGACGCGGTCACCGAGGCGCTGGCCGCGGCCTCGCCCGAGCGCCCGGCGGACTTCCGCGCCTGACCCCCGGTCTCATGCCTTGGCCCACTCCCGCAGCGCCGACGCACTGGAGAAGTTCGCCACGTTCTTGTCGTGGGGATCGTCCGTGTACTGGTGGAAGCGCCACTTGGCCTTGATGCGGGGGTGGCCGGCGGAGACGTAGTCGGCGACCCACAGCCCGTCCCCCGCGTAGGAGGTGGTGTCGACGCTGAGCCAGAAGTGGCGGTTGGTGTAGAGCAGCACCCGGTTGTGCGGGCGCAGTTGCTTCACCTTGCGGATGAAGGAGTCCTTCTCCGCGTTGGAGGCGTGGGTGCCCTCGCCGGTGGTCTCCCAGTCGACGGCGAGGATGTCGCCCCGCTGCTCCGGGGCGTGCGAGACGAAGTACTCGGCCTGGGCCGCGATGTTGCCGGGCCACAGGAAGTGGTAGAAGCCGACGACCAGATGGGCGTCGCGCCCGTGCTTGGTCTGGGCGGTGAGCCTGGAATTGACGTACGTACGGCCCTCCGTCGCCTTGATGAAGACGAAGGAGAGGCCGCTCGTGCCGTAGGTGGAGGACTGGTACGCGCTCACGTCGATGCCTTGCAGCATGCGGAACTCCCTGAACGAACCGTGGGGGGAGGAGTCGTCGAGGGAGTTCTGCCCCACTTGGATACGGTCGATCCCTCCAGAGCGTTCGAACATCAGCCCAGACCGGAGCACACGGCGCACACACCCCCGAACACGGCGCACGCGCCGCCCCGCCGCTCAGCACTCGATGATGTTCACCGCCAGCCCGCCCCGCGCCTTCTCCTTGTACGTGACCTATCTGTGGACGGATATTGATCACGGGGTTGACGTGCACTTTTGGCCTGCTCAGGCTTGCCTTGAATCACGTCAGGGACTCCGCCTTCACCGGGTGAACCATCGCCCGCAGAAAGACGTTGCCACTGGCCGCCGCGCGATCACGCGCATGGCATGCGAGGTGCTGGAGACCACTAGCCTCGATCTTTCGATCTGCTCGACCGGGGAATGGGTTCAGAACTGGGGTCCTGCCCGACGGGGCACGGACCAGCCTGCCGCCGGGCCTTCCTGGGGCCAGAATGAGGCCGGAAGGACAGGGAAGCGCCGGGAGTGATCACCAGACCCCGGGCGCCCCAATGCGTGGAGCTATTCAGTCCGGTTTCGGTGATCCTGCGCGCGCCGACCGGCTGCCGGGCCTCTTCCTGCTTCGGGGCGTGTTTTCTCAGACTCAGTGAGTGTCGGGCTCCGGGTTCGGCAGGGGCAGTTCGTCGAGGTCGAGGGTGAAGGTGCGGCCGTCGGCCAGGGGGATGGAGAGCTTGCCTGTGCCGTATGCGCGGGTGTGGGCGGTGCTGTAGCCGCTGGAGGTGGGCTCGGTGTGCAGGACGACTTCCCGGGCGTAGGGATCCACGACGAGGTAGACGGGGATGCCGTACCGGCCGTACTTCGCGGTGCAGTCGTCGTAATCCTTGCGTGCCGAGGACGTGGAGACGACCTCCGAGATCAACAGGACGTCCTCGAAGCTGTAGCGCTTGCCCTTCTTGCGTGCGTCCTCGCGCAGGATGGCCAGGTCGGGGGCGGAGTTCTCGTCGGCGGGGAAGTCGATGTAGACGTCCGAGGTGACCTTCGCATGACGGCCGAGGGCGAGAGAGTCGATCTGCATCGACCTGATCGTGCTGGAGTGCTCTTCGCTCTGCGGGGTCATGATGATCTTTCCGTCGGCGCCGAAGAACACCACGTATCCCGCGGGGAACTCGGTGTGCGTGATCGCGTCGACACTCATGGACGGTGCTCCTTCCCGTGTGCCGTCATGATACGGCGGACAGAGCCGTCCCACGGGTGGACTTCCGTGACGTGCGTGCTCTATAGGGGTAACCGGTCCGCACGAGCGGCCGCCGTGACGCGGGGCGTGAGCTCGGCCCGTGGATGTTCAGACCCAACAGCTGGCGTTGGGTGACTTTCAGGGGCGGCGGCCATCTGCCGGGTGGTCATGGGGTGGCCGG
The sequence above is drawn from the Streptomyces sp. SAT1 genome and encodes:
- a CDS encoding FadR/GntR family transcriptional regulator, with the protein product MVPGALRPSPLVEQAAERLRAQIAAGQWPVGTKLPGETTLARDLGVGRSTVREALRALAGAGLVRPRHGAGVFVIATEPAEDWPARLRRSAVTDVYEVRMGVEVQAARLAARRRTPEDLAALEAALEGRRTAAAKGDAAFVDADIALHRGVVAAAHNPVLTALFEEFVPVLRSGLVTLLELTGLRVHDPNTGADTHHDLVVAVAAGDADTAAAVLRADLEATLGLLRERTGGAGETGRAGAAGETEPAPEA
- a CDS encoding YncE family protein; this encodes MPPRPAPSLHGPARSPRASRLPRVTRLLAAGASCAALAALAACGSGGPDHRTDEALASRAPAQRPEQVAADALPGMPPVLDPKDVYAADRANRLSPAVAHFPSRVYVPNTNSNTVTVIDPKTYKVIETIPVGRQPQHVVPSWDLKTLWVNNDLGNSLTPIDPRTGKAGRPVDVHDPYNLYFTPDGKYAVVMASKDRRLVFRDAHTMKVVKSVPVACGGVNHADFSPNGRYFIVSCEFSGELLKVDTAAMKVVAHQKLDVHGAMPQDVKSSPDGRKFYIADMVADGLWILDGDTFAKPAFLHTGKGAHGLYVSRDSRVMYISNRGEGTVSVFDFAKDKLTAKWRLPHGGSPDMGGVSADGKVLWLSGRYNSEVYAIDTRTGRQLARIKVGSGPHGLAVYPQPGRYSLGHTGVFR
- a CDS encoding polysaccharide deacetylase family protein; translated protein: MTTTDRRGVLRAGAGLVAGGAFAAGCAPGTAPHTAASAASRHASGPAERGAAHPSASPAPAPAPRAFPGQPAQIGHGPRDRPRVALTFHGQGDPALARTLLTTAERHGARVTVLAVGTWLDAHPEMARRILDGGHDLGNHTQRHLSVNDMPEAEARAEITGCADRLKRLTGSIGTWFRPSRAVTASPLVARLARAAGYPHVLSYDVDSLDYTSPGAAAVTRTVLAGVRPGSVVSLHFGYPGTAIALPALLDELDRRGLHAVTTTELLS
- a CDS encoding L,D-transpeptidase, whose product is MNVRPITGASAGTGRRPGRGGRRGSTGALALVSGALLLAVTACGGGDSDVNGAGTGKDAGAAAESKQSQAVLSVAPKDGSTSVDTSGALRVGVSKGTLTQVVVKDAKGAEIAGKISGGTTWTPSTHLAASTKYTVHAVAKDAEGRQAAQDSSFTTLTPKNTFIGNFTPEDGSTVGVGMPFSVNFTRGITHPEAVEKAIEVKTEPAVDVEGHWFGNDRLDFRPEQYWKSGTKVTVKLSLDGVEGRPGVYGKQSKTISFTIGRNQVSVVDAKKHTMKVTQDGKTVKTLPVTTGKPGYDTWNGRMVISEKLSVTRMNGETVGYGGEYDIKDVPHAIRLTTSGTFAHGNYWGGDAFGNYNSSHGCIGLRDVRGGGDSSTPAAWFFNHSMIGDVVEVENAHEKTVAPDNGFNGWNMSWEKWKS
- a CDS encoding Uma2 family endonuclease, which codes for MSVDAITHTEFPAGYVVFFGADGKIIMTPQSEEHSSTIRSMQIDSLALGRHAKVTSDVYIDFPADENSAPDLAILREDARKKGKRYSFEDVLLISEVVSTSSARKDYDDCTAKYGRYGIPVYLVVDPYAREVVLHTEPTSSGYSTAHTRAYGTGKLSIPLADGRTFTLDLDELPLPNPEPDTH
- a CDS encoding GH25 family lysozyme — encoded protein: MLQGIDVSAYQSSTYGTSGLSFVFIKATEGRTYVNSRLTAQTKHGRDAHLVVGFYHFLWPGNIAAQAEYFVSHAPEQRGDILAVDWETTGEGTHASNAEKDSFIRKVKQLRPHNRVLLYTNRHFWLSVDTTSYAGDGLWVADYVSAGHPRIKAKWRFHQYTDDPHDKNVANFSSASALREWAKA
- a CDS encoding ATP-binding protein produces the protein MAGLEGIEQPRGPEHTAAVARWSPAVADERALAALELYGDPSEEDVRLPSRPESAAIARRLVQIVVLRWGMSPKLAEDAVLLVSELVGNAVRHTGARVFGLRVRRRTGRIRVEVRDPSRGLPCLMPVQDLDVSGRGLTLVDKLSDRWGVDLLPRGKTTWFEIRAADR
- a CDS encoding NADPH-dependent F420 reductase, with amino-acid sequence MKIGIIGAGNIGGNLTRRLTALGHDVAVANSRGPQTLTALAEETGARPVRAEEAARGAEVVVVTVPLKAVPDLPAGLLKEAADGAVVIDTNNYYPQRDGRIAAIEDEGLTESRWTERHLGHPVVKAFNGTYAQDLLDRHRPAGDPGRLALPVAGDDPAAKAKVRALIGELGFDTVDSGTLDDSWRQQPGTPVYGLREGVDAVTEALAAASPERPADFRA
- a CDS encoding EF-hand domain-containing protein; this translates as MADIDEAREQFNRLDADGDGFVTAAEFKTALAQGGDWNVTESVAEAIIKTRDLDGDKVLSFDEFWAFLNK
- a CDS encoding enoyl-CoA hydratase/isomerase family protein → MTVTLEVAEGVGTLRLDRPPMNALDVATQDRLKELAEEATARADVRAVVIYGGEKVFAAGADIKEMQVMDHAAMVSRARALQDSFTAVARIPKPVVAAVTGYALGGGCELALCADYRIAADNAKLGQPEILLGLIPGAGGTQRLARLIGPSRAKDLIFTGRQVRADEALTLGLVDRVVPAAEVYEAAHAWAARLAQGPAIALRAAKEAVDTGLETDLDTGLAVERTWFAGLFATEDRERGMRSFVEEGPGKAKFL
- the leuA gene encoding 2-isopropylmalate synthase; amino-acid sequence: MTTTPSTTTAHPTAPYGRPLWNPQRPGPMPYHRYRPFQERVRVPVPAEGRGWPSARIERAPLWVPVDLRDGNQALAEPMDTPRKRRFFDLLVRLGFKEIEVGYPSASRTDFDFVRHLVTSGAVPDDVTPVVFTPARRDLIDRTFEAVAGLPRAVVHLYMATSPVWREVVLGRDRDGVRASVRDAAAHMARRADALPGGAHLRFQFSPETFNLTEPDYVLELCDGLTELWDASPDRPVTHNLPATVEIATPNVYADQIEYVHRHLSRRDAVILSVHPHNDRGTGVACAELAVLAGAQRVEGCLFGNGERTGNVDLVTLALNLYAQGVDPMVDFSDIDAVRATVEHCNRLPVHPRHPYAGDLVHTAFSGTHQDAISKGLDAHARRAAETGTAPELAPWSVPYLPIDPADVGRSYEAVIRVNSQSGKGGVAYLLRAHASLDLPRRMRPEVSRAVQEATDGSGREATPKELYELFRTTYLAVDGPVRLDAWSVHREPSGAHRFVCSLGHGDRTGDHEGTGDGPVSAFVDALAGAGLAVAVLDFAEHRSAAPGEEGGAEVTTAYAECRVNGTTAWGAGRDASSLTAAVHAVLAAVNRAAR